From Strongyloides ratti genome assembly S_ratti_ED321, scaffold srae_chrx_scaffold0000002:
aagaattattgcATTATCTGgtacaattaataataaatgggCAGTATCAAAAACTAGAtatgttgaaaaaaattttaaacaattaattaagAAATTAAATTGTACTAATAGCTTTTGGTTCTATGAAATTAAATGTATGCAATATGTTAAGGcttcaaatattattaaagaagTTGGTTTTATTGATGATAAACATCAATCCTTTTTTTCAGCCCCATTTATACCTGTAGATATGGATAAAGTATTCTTTAAGggaaatgttaaaatattatttagaagaaatgttatatcaaaatcaaaaatagatatattatttggaAGAACATCTGAAGAAGGTTCATTATTTATGCCATTTTTTTTGGATGATAGCGTTTATGGTTGCAgactaaatttaaaaaaaaaaatgactgATAAAACTAATCAATGTAATATGGATGAAAAGCAATTTAGACAAGCTGTTAAATTAATTTCGACTGATTACGGGCTAACAAAAGACGCTAGAAACAGACTTTTGGATGTTTATTCAGATCCTGAAGAAGAACCACTTagaaataaaacaattagaATCATTActgatttatattttcattgtAGTATTGATGAATTTGCAGagcaattttataaaaatgttcaaggaaaaaaatatatttatacttataAACAAAGATCTACAGCAAATCCTTGGCCAGAGTGGATGGGTGCAATGCATGGCTatgatttattatatatttttggaTGGCCATTTAGAAGTCCAGGTTATTATAATAGAAAAGGAATGAAAAGAGAAATAATGCATACACTTAATATTATGGATGTCATTAATGgatttgttaaaaatggAAGTATAGAACAAAATGTTAAACAAATGTATAAAACTATTAACGATATTAAAGGTTTGGGAAGAAAAATTGTTGTAAAAAAGGTgaatagaaattattttctttcaGAAACTAAATGTGAcacaattaaaagaattcAATATTCTTATCGAGTAAATGATGATTCATCATCAGGTCAGATTTATTATGactaaaatattgtttaaaaaagttaatacatgtaaaatatcaatacaatttattaaaatatttcatatataaaaaaatgtttttaatatttttattcaaatatcttttttttaaagcacaagatttttttattaatgttacaATTATAGTTTTAAATGCAATTTTGTACAATTAGACAATCAAGAATGCATTTAAATAAACAGAAAAcaataagaattttttttggcATTATTTTCAGAAGTACTTGTGAATGTGAATGCTACTTTAAATGAGATATgttaataactatttttttattt
This genomic window contains:
- a CDS encoding Acetylcholinesterase, with product MIIFILILSFIAQLTCHVVEVKTSHGVLKGVKLKKSAHVTQFLGVPYALPPIKNLRFKRPEPLPDNYYGKGFAANKLAKACMQPERVAKFAGYDDWYPKKSDMSEDCLQFNMWVPEVNYKSVIVFFFGGQYTYGSPSIKFFNGSELAHHTNSIVLVVGYRLGVFGFAYYMGHKKFGINGNLGLLDQQLALKWVQNNIEYFDGDKKKVTIIGHGSGGAMATAHLYSIGSHKLFKRIIALSGTINNKWAVSKTRYVEKNFKQLIKKLNCTNSFWFYEIKCMQYVKASNIIKEVGFIDDKHQSFFSAPFIPVDMDKVFFKGNVKILFRRNVISKSKIDILFGRTSEEGSLFMPFFLDDSVYGCRLNLKKKMTDKTNQCNMDEKQFRQAVKLISTDYGLTKDARNRLLDVYSDPEEEPLRNKTIRIITDLYFHCSIDEFAEQFYKNVQGKKYIYTYKQRSTANPWPEWMGAMHGYDLLYIFGWPFRSPGYYNRKGMKREIMHTLNIMDVINGFVKNGSIEQNVKQMYKTINDIKGLGRKIVVKKVNRNYFLSETKCDTIKRIQYSYRVNDDSSSGQIYYD